One window of Quercus robur chromosome 12, dhQueRobu3.1, whole genome shotgun sequence genomic DNA carries:
- the LOC126709871 gene encoding uncharacterized protein LOC126709871 gives MLRVSELLARQFSGTTIRQTRLIKGPTATTATTILFFLILITLTFISAIRLHTSKVSAYISTNFTITISEKHQTPTKRIEFPLNCSIGNQTQTCPTNYPKTFNPINDLDPSPRPVCPEYFRWIHEDLRPWKATGITRDIVEKAKGSAHFRLVIVKGKAYIKKYKKSIQTRDVFTIWGILQLLRLYPGRIPDLELMFDCNDRPVILSGGYNMTLAPPPLFRYCGDRWTMDIVFPDWSFWGWSEINIKPWESLLKELKEGNKRSKWIKREPYAYWKGNPAVAETRRDLLKCNISDKQDWNARLYAQDWILESQQGYKKSDLASQCTHRYKIYIEGWSWSVSEKYILACDSVTLLVKPTYYDFFTRGLKPVHHYWPIRDDDKCKSIKFAVDWGNNHKQKAQAIGKAASDFIQEELKMDYVYDYMFHLLNEYGRLLKFEPKIPEGAMELCSETMACSANGLEKKFMMESLVKGPSVTSPCTMPPPYEPRVLGNLHRRNMNIIFF, from the exons ATGTTGCGAGTTTCTGAACTGCTAGCTAGACAATTCTCAGGCACAACAATACGGCAGACTCGATTGATAAAGGGACCTACAGCCACTACTGCTACAACCATCCTCTTCTTTCTCATTCTCATCACCCTCACCTTTATTTCTGCCATTCGTCTTCACACT TCTAAAGTTTCTGCTTATATTTCAACAAACTTTACTATAACAATCTCTGAAAAGCATCAAACACCCACCAAAAGAATTGAATTCCCATTGAACTGTTCCATtggaaaccaaacacaaacctGTCCAACAAACTACCCTAAAACCTTCAACCCCATCAATGATCTCGACCCATCACCAAGACCCGTATGCCCAGAATATTTCCGGTGGATCCACGAGGATCTACGGCCATGGAAAGCCACAGGAATCACAAGGGATATAGTTGAGAAAGCCAAGGGGAGTGCACATTTTCGGCTAGTGATAGTTAAGGGCAAGGCCTATATTAAGAAGTACAAGAAATCAATACAGACAAGGGACGTGTTTACTATATGGGGTATTTTGCAGCTTCTAAGATTGTACCCTGGTAGGATTCCGGACTTGGAGCTCATGTTTGACTGTAATGACCGGCCGGTCATCCTATCAGGCGGCTACAACATGACGCTGGCTCCGCCGCCGTTGTTTCGGTATTGTGGTGACAGGTGGACGATGGATATTGTCTTCCCTGATTGGTCCTTCTGGGGTTG GTCTGAGATAAATATAAAGCCATGGGAAAGCTTGCTAAAAGAACTTAAAGAAGGTAACAAGAGGAGCAAGTGGATCAAAAGGGAACCATATGCTTACTGGAAGGGAAACCCTGCTGTAGCTGAAACCAGAAGAGACCTCCTCAAATGCAATATCTCTGACAAACAAGACTGGAATGCTCGCTTATATGCCCAG GACTGGATCCTTGAGTCTCAGCAAGGATATAAGAAATCAGACCTAGCAAGCCAATGCACACACAG ATACAAGATCTATATTGAAGGATGGTCCTGGTCTGTGAGTGAAAAATACATTCTAGCCTGTGATTCTGTCACACTGCTTGTAAAACCAACATACTATGATTTCTTCACTAGAGGTCTAAAACCTGTGCATCACTACTGGCCTATAAGGGATGACGACAAGTGCAAATCCATTAAATTTGCTGTAGATTGGGGAAACAATCACAAACAAAAA GCACAAGCAATTGGAAAAGCAGCAAGTGACTTCATTCAAGAAGAGCTGAAGATGGACTATGTGTATGACTATATGTTTCATCTATTAAATGAATATGGTAGGCTCTTGAAATTTGAGCCCAAAATTCCTGAAGGAGCTATGGAGCTGTGCTCGGAGACTATGGCCTGTAGTGCAAATGGATTAGAGAAGAAGTTCATGATGGAATCCTTAGTGAAGGGGCCTTCTGTGACAAGCCCATGCACCATGCCTCCTCCTTATGAACCCCGAGTTCTTGGAAATCTTCATAGGAGGaatatgaatataatttttttttga